In the genome of Raphanus sativus cultivar WK10039 chromosome 9, ASM80110v3, whole genome shotgun sequence, the window GGACTACGTCCTCAGTCAGAGTTACGTGTCTTGGTGCCTAAGTTATCTATTACGTGCGACTCTGCATCTCTATACGCTTTGCAGATCACGTTGTTCCCAAACCAAGGGTTTTGCATCGGCCTAGCAGAGCATCATGTCTTGAAGGACGGCACTGGATCCATAATGTTCGTCAAAGCATGGGCTCACATTTGTAAATCATTGGAAGACGGAGCATCAATGACTTTGCCTAGTCTTCCAAAGGAGTTTACTCCAGTAATAGATCGCACCCTCATCAATGTCCGGTCCAGTTTTGAATCCAAGATTTTGGAATCAATGTCGTACTTCTCAGATGAAAAAGATGGGATGAGAACCATGAAGCCGCCTCCGGTGGGAGAGATTTGTAACGATCTTGTCCGGATCACACTCGAGATGACTCAGGAGAAAGTCGAGAGACTCAAAGAGCAAGCCATGCGAGAGTCTTTGCATGAGCTTTATTTATCAACGTTTGTTATAGTAAACGCATATGTCTGGAGCTGTCTGGTGAAGGCGCGTGGAGTCAACGAAGAGAGACCATTGCGTTTCATGTATGCGGCTGATTGTAGGGACCGGTTAGATGTTCCTAAGAGGTACTTGGGGAACTGTGTGGTCCTTATAAATTGCATTGGTTACAAAGCAAATAAATTAATGGGAAGAGATGGTTTTGTCAACGCTGTTGAGATTCTTAGCGACTCGGTCAAAGGTTTGGGTTCACAAGGGACTGAGGAACTTTTGGAGTCTTACATTGATGGAATGAAGCTGGTGCAACCGGATACTCATGTTGAGTCCGTCTCTGGGTCGAACCGGCTTGGGTTTTACAGGGCGGATTTCGGGTGGGGAAAACCGGTTAACCATGAGATTGTCTCCATTGACCAGTATCCAGCGTATTCGATGTGGGAGAGGAGGGATGAGACCGGTGGCGCTGAGATCGGTTTGTGTTTGAAGAAAAGTGAGATGAAcacttttgtttctttgtttaagCTTGGTCTGGAGATAATTGATCAATCACAACGTGTGTAATGGGAAAGTTATCTTCCATGCCAATGCCCTTCAATTAGTTTCTTTTGAAGCCGATAGTTGGAGGAATGACATGGTttggaaattattttttttttttttttttttttttgaaaaaaggtttGGAAATTATTGTACCACGTCTTTTTGTAACGCCGTGCATTTTCCGATTCCAAGAGcactttgaaataaaatattgttaggTACTCCATGAATGCAATATATACGGCTTCTTCaccttttttcttcttgttattGTTTTGAACTTCAAAATTTGATGTAATAAAAGTGGAGCTGTCTAAATATATCTTCCTAAAAAGAAACATCTTGACAAGCAGAGGCGGAGGTAGGTTGAGACTGACTGTGAGTGGCATGTACCccactttaaattttattttctgttaagTAATAtgtcaaaatttatatatatatgtatatatatataccatttaTTTTACAGCCATTTATTCAAACATCCGATATTCAAAAGTCCGATCCCTGACCGTTCTAACCGATTCGCTGTCCCTCATCATGCTACTGAAGAAGACAACCACTTAACCTTAACTGTTCGGTATCATGTTTGATATATATCATGTTTTGTCGTACTTTGATCAGATTTCTTTTCACTTTATTTCTAAGACTTTTAACGGTGAGGCTGACTTGGTGGCAAAGTCTGCCCTTGCTCTGTTTTCTGTAACCTTCCCTCTTGGAGGATGACTCTTTATGTTTGAATGAATGAATGCATtgtgtttgaccaaaaaaaaaatatataccatttatttaaaattttgttatattatgTGTCTCACTAATTAAATCCGTCTTCCATCCGCCCATGCTGGCAAGCTCAAATGTATAGttgtttttaatcaaaatatatatattggttttgaATAGTAAATTGTGTAAAGTTAAGTTTGAATCTAGATTGATACTAAATCatcacaaaattataaaaatacacaCATTACTTATAAAAATGTCCAAACAAATCCACATGCTGTAGGCCAGCTGGTTTGAATCTGAATGTCCAAACAAATCCACTTGTCATAGATATTGTAgttaatcaatactattaattcttcaacatgtccaattgatattaattgggtccaacatattttataactgtatttaaatgatttatctaaatatcatataacCACCTTAGATAACCACCttctaaaagttattaaaatccACGTTATAACTGTTCCTCCCAAAAATAGTTACTTTTTTCTTTCAGataaagttttgaatttatcagACAGGTCTGTGATTTGGAAAATAAACGAAGTACCATTTTCATGAtacaatttttagaaaataaacgaCGTGATGTACATaggatattatatttcttatgaaactttaaaagttaactaatattaatattaattaatggtgGAAGCggattactattaaaatttaattttatgattgacgGAGTTTAACCGgtttaagtgaatttttaatagaaataaatattcatataaactcatttagtttaacgggttttaaataggttattcgaataaaaaatatttattaaatgtgattctacttaaagttagtgaagaccaTTTTAacctaactatatatataacagaatatgttaaacaatatttctttaaacatttttcaaaaaaattattcggttttagttgcgggttgagtttgatattagttttcgaatataataatttaagaactgttcgagtatatagatcatgtctaatagagtatgagatttttatttttggggcgattgagatataaatattcttgactaaattatgttaggtaactactaagtaaatataatatgttacaaactttagaaataaagttttaaaatggtttctgaaatgcatatggtacaagtgtataattatgcaacttgacagtcaccaaaaatatattaaattaaattaatattaaacactaatataattataaaacacacacaaattaaattaaatcatttaaaaaaaacataaaacaaaacatatacccgccctttaaagggcgggtcaaaatctagttggtTTTTAAAAGGCAACTTCGTTTTTGCAGGAAACGCGAATCTCTCGTTAGATCATAATAGATTAACGGGATCTATGAATTATAAAAGGTTTATATCAGAACAATAAGTCTTTCTGACTTACTATCTAGATAAagtttatgtttctcttttctGATCAGTGGAGATAATCAGCACCTTCCTCCACTCACGTTCTACGGTGGTTAAAAGTTCATTCAACTAAGAATTCAAATAAAAGAACCAATGATTTCGTTATCTAcgttatcaaaatatatttattttctggttttagaaaaaaatcagaattaaatatgattaaacTGAAAATCTTTTTTACCGGAAAGTGATTTTCCATACTATAAGAATGAGATCAAAATAATACCACACATACACATTTACTCATTTAGAAACCTCAAACAGTATATAAGATTATTCCTAGGTGTCAGGACAACCAGGGGAAGAAAGAAAGAGTAACTGACACGAATTTGAAGTTGTTGTTACAAaaactttttcctttttttttgggttttcatTATAGAAGTTAGAAATTACAAATAAcggcatctccaaccctactccattttctactccaaacatcattttggagtaaaatcttctccaaccccactccattttcaactccaaaatggagtaatggctagggttactccatttatggagtaatcttacacattactccattttggagttgaactttttttatttataaaattgtcctttaaatctttaatgttcttatttcttactttaataatattttaaaatgataaaataacatgaaaaataagatatttcattatttaataatttgacataaaatgcataacataattaaacaacatgaataatataaaataaaataacataaaataagtgatttaaatATCCGAGTTCAAAATTTTCTTGCTTGATTtaggaatatcaaagataaagaagctcgttttttcattacgaaatgcattaATTGATCATTTGTGGGAAGAATATTCTAATGATTATTATCGAACCAActtatatattatgatttattatatttttatgatttcttgtaccttttaataataaatacttaatttaaataaattatattttaaggcatttttgcaaatataaaatagttggggttatttggtaaacttttataagtataagatattactaacaattattaactattttggagtaatacattggagtaaaaccttactctattttggagttgcatcattttggagtaaaatttgcagtaatacattggagatgctctaaagtCTTACTTAGACCATCTCCTGTGGTTTTCTATaactttttctatattttactataaaataaaataactatacCATAGAGTTGGATTTACTCTAATAGTTTACTTGATaatagaactttttttttacttgataATAGAATTATTCTATAATAGAATGAAATATAAAAGGTGTTATCttttactttaaatataaagtaaaataatagcattcctctacattttattatattctaGAATAACTTcattatacaatataaaaatatattggtgtgtatatatattatatgagtTTATAGTTGCAGGTTTCTAAGTTTCACGGAAacatatccaaaataaaataccTTTGTAGACGGAAGTAATCTTCACATGACAACAGCTGTTATTTCACGTTACCACATAGGTATCCCAGTTTAAGGTTTGACTTCAAGTAATATAATAATTTGAACCATCTATTATGAAAAAAAGTCAAACTACGTTTGCAATTTGATGAAAGCTCTATCTCCTTACATAGAACTAGAGTTCATCAACATCCAACTTCGGTGTATCATCTTCAACAATGGAGCTAAAAGTAATCAAGATCACCCGAGTCAGCCCCGCAACTGATTCGTCCCGCGACTCTGCCGACCCACTCATTCTCCCACTCACCTTTTATGACTTGGGGTGGGTAAGATCACATCCTACTCAGCAAGTCATCTTCTACAAACTCCCAGAGTCATCTCCTGAGTTTTTTCACTCCGTGATTCTCCCTAAGCTCGAGCGCTCTCTCTCCTTCGTCCTCCGTCACTACATCCCGTTGGCTGGCCACCTCAAGTGGAACCTACAAGATCCTAAGCCTCAAGTTGTTGTCTACGGACACGACACTGTCTCGCTAACGGTGGCTGAGTCCAACGctgattttctctttgtttcGGGTAAGGGGCTACGTCCCCAGACGGAGTTACGCCTCTTGGTGCCGGAGTTATCGGTTTCGTCTGACTCCGCATCTCTATATTCTCTGCAAGTCACATTGTTTCCAAACCAAGGGTTTTGCATCGGCCTAGCAGAACATCATGTTTTGAAGGACGGTGTAGGATCTATAATGTTTATCAAAGCATGGGCTCACATTTGTAAGTCACTAAAAATGACTTTACCTAGTGACTTTATTCCAATAATAGATCGTACTCTCATCAATGTTCGGCCCAGTCTTGAATCCAAGATTTTGGAATGCATGTCATACTTTATAGATGAAAAAGATGGCAAGAGAACCATGAAGCCGCCTCCATTGGGAGAGATATGTTCTGATCTTGTCCGTATAACACTCGAGATGACTAAGGAGAAAGTCGAGAAACTCAAAGAGCGAGCCATGCGAGAGTCAACTCGCTCTATGTCTAAGCTTCATTTATCAACGTTCGTTATAGTTAACGCCTATGTCTGGAGCTGCCTAGTGAAGGCGCGTGGAGGTAACAAAGAGAAACCATTGCTTTTCATGTACGCAGCTGATTTTAGGAACCGGT includes:
- the LOC108825282 gene encoding BAHD acyltransferase At3g29680-like; this encodes MELKVIKITRVSPATDSSRDSADPLILPLTFYDLGWVRSHPTQQVIFYKLPESSPEFFHSVILPKLERSLSFVLRHYIPLAGHLKWNLQDPKPQVVVYGHDTVSLTVAESNADFLFVSGKGLRPQTELRLLVPELSVSSDSASLYSLQVTLFPNQGFCIGLAEHHVLKDGVGSIMFIKAWAHICKSLKMTLPSDFIPIIDRTLINVRPSLESKILECMSYFIDEKDGKRTMKPPPLGEICSDLVRITLEMTKEKVEKLKERAMRESTRSMSKLHLSTFVIVNAYVWSCLVKARGGNKEKPLLFMYAADFRNRLDPQVPEKYLGNCVVLISCIGYKAKKLLGRDGFINAVEILSDSVKGLGSRGVEALWESFIDGMKQVKPDTHVESVSGSTRMGLYRADFGWGKPVNHEIVSIDRYPAFSMWERRDETGGAEIGLCLRKSEMDTFIALFEYGLEIIASRI
- the LOC108826381 gene encoding BAHD acyltransferase At3g29680-like produces the protein MEPKVIKISHINPATDPSRDDPLILPLTFLDLRWVRSYPSQQVIFYKLPEASSREFFHSVLLPKLERSLSLALRHYTPLAGHLTWNQQDPKPRVVVYGHDTVKLTVAESSADFLLVSGKGLRPQSELRVLVPKLSITCDSASLYALQITLFPNQGFCIGLAEHHVLKDGTGSIMFVKAWAHICKSLEDGASMTLPSLPKEFTPVIDRTLINVRSSFESKILESMSYFSDEKDGMRTMKPPPVGEICNDLVRITLEMTQEKVERLKEQAMRESLHELYLSTFVIVNAYVWSCLVKARGVNEERPLRFMYAADCRDRLDVPKRYLGNCVVLINCIGYKANKLMGRDGFVNAVEILSDSVKGLGSQGTEELLESYIDGMKLVQPDTHVESVSGSNRLGFYRADFGWGKPVNHEIVSIDQYPAYSMWERRDETGGAEIGLCLKKSEMNTFVSLFKLGLEIIDQSQRV